One Salvia splendens isolate huo1 chromosome 22, SspV2, whole genome shotgun sequence DNA segment encodes these proteins:
- the LOC121786097 gene encoding pentatricopeptide repeat-containing protein PNM1, mitochondrial-like, with product MRKPTIPLSPLHLRYLLLPRCFSASPNSLTHHPLPSSQCPPPSPPLHRPQFLSSNASSAAPRHWFSIRNFSSQTDIPAANSLNQNPEKSGDREDSIAKLFSEELQKNPDAEPLPLQKRLDLSFSHVRISPAVLHSTLNMSPDAGRMALDFLKWAKSRPGFEASDEVYSYFVEYFGRRKDFKATHEVLVDGRGVAGVKSLESLIDRMVRAGRPSQTVALFERMEKDYGFVRNMDALKLIVSGLCQQGYASYAEKMVKGLANEFFPDEYICDALIEGWCVDEKLDEAKRLLGEMQRGGFEVGTYAYNAILECVCTLCRKKDPFRLESESRNVVVEMERNGVPLDVETYNVLISNYCKIRKTSVAVELFSSMGMRGCYPNETTFLVLIKSLYQAARVGEGDEMIDRMKSAGFGDALDTKAYYEFLKILCGIERIDHAMNVFAMMKEDGRKPGMKTYDLLMGKLCAHGRLDKANALYKEAESSGLAVQPKPYKVDPRFVKKKDTAVKKEKKRETLPEKMARKRRRLKQIRLSFVKKPKKMRRRAY from the coding sequence ATGCGGAAGCCTACCATTCCGCTCTCGCCGTTGCACCTGCGCTATCTCCTCCTCCCCCGCTGCTTCTCCGCCTCCCCCAATTCCCTCACCCACCATCCCCTCCCCTCCTCTCAATGTCCGCCGCCGTCTCCACCACTTCACCGCCCCCAATTTCTCTCCTCAAACGCCTCATCCGCCGCCCCACGCCACTGGTTTTCCATCAGAAATTTCTCCTCGCAAACAGACATCCCAGCCGCAAATTCTCTCAATCAAAACCCTGAAAAATCAGGAGATCGTGAAGATTCGATCGCTAAATTGTTTTCCGAGGAGCTCCAGAAAAATCCGGATGCGGAACCCCTCCCTCTTCAGAAACGACTCGATCTTTCATTCTCCCACGTCCGGATAAGCCCTGCGGTGCTCCACTCCACGCTCAACATGTCCCCTGATGCGGGGCGTATGGCGCTAGATTTCCTCAAATGGGCCAAATCAAGGCCGGGGTTTGAAGCGAGTGATGAGGTTTACTCCTATTTCGTTGAGTATTTTGGGAGGAGGAAGGATTTCAAAGCTACGCACGAAGTTCTTGTGGATGGCCGTGGAGTTGCTGGGGTTAAGAGTCTTGAATCCCTCATTGATCGAATGGTTCGTGCCGGTAGGCCCTCGCAGACCGTTGCATTGTTTGAGAGGATGGAGAAAGACTATGGGTTTGTGAGGAATATGGATGCTTTGAAGCTGATTGTTTCAGGTTTATGCCAGCAAGGCTATGCCAGCTATGCCGAAAAAATGGTTAAGGGTTTGGCGAATGAGTTCTTTCCCGATGAGTATATATGTGATGCATTGATCGAGGGTTGGTGTGTGGATGAGAAGTTGGATGAAGCCAAGAGATTGCTTGGTGAAATGCAGAggggtggatttgaggttggtACGTACGCTTACAATGCGATTTTAGAGTGTGTTTGCACGCTTTGTAGGAAGAAGGATCCTTTTAGGCTTGAGAGCGAATCAAGAAATGTGGTGGttgagatggagaggaatgGTGTTCCACTCGATGTGGAGACGTATAATGTGCTTATTAGTAATTATTGCAAGATTAGGAAGACGTCGGTTGCAGTAGAACTGTTCTCTAGTATGGGGATGCGGGGATGTTACCCTAATGAGACTACGTTTCTTGTGTTGATCAAGAGTTTGTATCAGGCTGCGCGTGTTGGTGAAGGGGATGAGATGATTGATAGGATGAAGTCCGCGGGTTTTGGAGATGCTCTGGATACCAAGGCTTATTATGAGTTCTTGAAGATTTTGTGTGGGATTGAGAGGATTGATCATGCTATGAATGTCTTTGCAATGATGAAGGAGGATGGACGCAAGCCAGGTATGAAGACTTACGACTTGTTGATGGGGAAGCTGTGTGCTCATGGACGCCTTGATAAAGCTAACGCCCTTTATAAGGAGGCTGAGAGCAGTGGGCTGGCTGTGCAGCCGAAGCCGTACAAGGTTGATCCTAGattcgtgaagaagaaggatacTGCGgtgaagaaggagaagaagagggAAACACTCCCTGAGAAGATGGCAAGGAAGAGGAGACGGCTTAAACAAATTCGGTTGAGTTTTGTGAAGAAGCCAAAGAAGATGAGGCGGCGTGCTTATTAA
- the LOC121786099 gene encoding psbP-like protein 1, chloroplastic, translating into MCGRAHRLSYGLFRRSISFVVRSEHLPSTSASPCEVGPGRRQVLAVGVTIAPWLFMSRQAATFAAETMKGFLPVTDKKDGYTFLYGEVVVEGQDKVYKDVIEPLESVSVNIIPTAKQDIRTTLSSDYFIGETLIQKVLASPTQKTKLIEASEHDVEGKSYYTFEFIAQAPNYTRHALSTVCIDNGKFYTVTTGANERRWEKMKDRLKTVVDSFQIFDV; encoded by the exons ATGTGTGGCCGAGCTCATCGACTCAG CTATGGTCTGTTTCGAAGAAGTATATCCTTCGTTGTGAGGTCTGAGCATCTGCCCTCAACTTCAGCTTCTCCATGCGAAG TTGGACCAGGAAGACGACAAGTCCTGGCCGTGGGGGTGACAATTGCTCCTTGGTTATTCATGTCTCGTCAGGCAGCAACAT TTGCTGCAGAAACAATGAAGGGATTCCTGCCCGTCACGGATAAGAAAGACGGATATACTTTCCTGTACGGT GAGGTTGTTGTCGAAGGGCAAGACAAGGTCTACAAAGATGTTATCGAGCCTCTTGAAAGCGTCAGCGTGAATATAATCCCCACCGCCAAACAAGATATTCGTACTACTTTGTCTTCAGACTACTTC ATTGGTGAAACTCTAATTCAGAAGGTCTTGGCTTCTCCTACTCAGAAAACAAAGCTGATTGAGGCATCAGAG CACGACGTGGAGGGGAAGTCGTATTACACGTTTGAGTTCATTGCGCAAGCTCCAAACTACACCCGTCATGCTTTGAGTACAGTCTGCATTGACAATG GAAAGTTCTATACCGTGACAACAGGAGCGAACGAGAGGAGATGGGAGAAAATGAAAGATAGGCTGAAAACCGTGGTCGATTCGTTCCAGATTTTCGATGTCTGA